Proteins encoded together in one bacterium window:
- a CDS encoding TerC family protein, whose protein sequence is MDWIVFWAIVAILFYIDLYVSEHRTGRISLKTSLIWSAVWIGAALLFNGFIYFDLGKDKAIEFLTGYLVEKSLSVDNLFVFLLIFQVMNVKPEQQPHVLKWGILGAIVFRIIFIIAGVGLINLFEPIIFVFAAILLYAAYKMAFGGEHKIDVENNWLVKLTSRYLNFAPDYKGSKFFITKEHKRYATPMFITLLLIESSDIVFAVDSIPAIIAITKDTFIIISSNIFAILGLRALYFALAGIVDLFIYLKYGVAIILFYVGVKMIISEWYHVPTEYSLAFILVMLTGSVVLSLIIKKKKERE, encoded by the coding sequence ATTGATTGGATCGTATTCTGGGCAATTGTTGCTATTTTGTTCTATATCGATCTTTATGTAAGTGAACATAGAACGGGCAGAATTTCCCTAAAAACAAGTCTTATCTGGAGTGCTGTATGGATTGGTGCAGCACTTCTTTTCAATGGATTCATTTATTTTGACCTCGGAAAAGACAAAGCAATTGAATTCCTCACAGGTTATCTCGTTGAAAAATCTCTTTCGGTAGATAACCTTTTCGTTTTCTTGCTCATCTTCCAGGTAATGAATGTCAAGCCCGAACAGCAGCCACACGTATTAAAATGGGGAATTCTCGGAGCAATTGTTTTCAGAATAATTTTTATCATTGCCGGTGTTGGTCTCATTAATCTTTTTGAACCAATAATTTTTGTCTTCGCAGCAATTCTGTTATATGCTGCTTATAAAATGGCTTTCGGTGGTGAGCATAAAATTGACGTTGAAAATAACTGGCTTGTAAAGCTTACTTCACGCTATCTCAATTTCGCACCTGATTACAAAGGGAGCAAATTTTTTATTACTAAAGAACATAAACGATATGCAACACCAATGTTCATCACTTTGCTTTTGATAGAATCCTCAGATATAGTTTTTGCTGTTGATTCGATCCCAGCTATCATTGCAATTACAAAAGATACTTTCATAATCATATCGTCAAACATCTTTGCTATACTTGGTTTACGTGCGCTTTACTTTGCTCTCGCAGGAATAGTTGATCTGTTTATTTACCTGAAATATGGTGTTGCAATTATTTTGTTTTACGTTGGCGTAAAGATGATAATTTCTGAATGGTATCACGTTCCCACAGAGTATTCACTTGCATTCATTCTGGTGATGTTGACTGGTTCGGTTGTACTCTCACTTATTATTAAAAAGAAAAAAGAAAGAGAGTAA
- a CDS encoding arginine decarboxylase, pyruvoyl-dependent — MYRPTKIFFTKGVGRSKEYLTSFELSLRSAGIEMCNLVSVSSIFPVNCRRVTKEEGLKEIQPGQIVHAVIARNSTNEPNRLVAASLGVALPADKDAYGYLSEHHPYGQTEKVAGEYAEDLAATMLATTLGIEFNPDTDWNEREDIYKMSGKIVKTFNITQSAEGDKNGLWTTVIAAAILLP; from the coding sequence TTGTACAGACCAACAAAAATCTTTTTCACCAAGGGTGTCGGCAGAAGTAAAGAATATTTGACTTCATTTGAATTATCATTAAGATCCGCTGGAATCGAAATGTGCAACCTTGTTTCAGTGAGCAGTATTTTTCCTGTTAATTGCCGACGTGTTACTAAAGAAGAAGGTTTAAAAGAAATCCAACCCGGGCAAATAGTCCATGCTGTTATTGCCAGAAATTCTACAAACGAACCAAACAGATTAGTGGCTGCTTCTTTGGGTGTTGCATTACCTGCAGATAAAGATGCTTATGGTTACTTATCGGAACATCATCCTTACGGTCAGACAGAAAAAGTTGCAGGTGAATATGCTGAAGATTTAGCAGCAACAATGCTTGCAACTACTCTTGGTATTGAATTCAATCCAGATACAGATTGGAATGAGCGCGAAGACATTTATAAAATGTCGGGAAAGATTGTTAAAACTTTTAATATCACTCAATCTGCCGAAGGCGATAAAAACGGTCTGTGGACAACTGTCATTGCTGCCGCAATACTTCTTCCATAA
- a CDS encoding tyrosine--tRNA ligase → MNKLNFPPIPEQMDLIKRGTSEIIPEEELVKKLERSLNEGLPLNIKLGCDPSRPDLHIGHSVVLRKLAQFQALGHQAILIVGDFTGMIGDPSGRNATRPSLTLKETREHGQSYFQQASKILDAKKTKIVYNSEWLGKMSFEDVIKLAAKYTVARMLERDDFTKRYKAGEPISIHELLYPLAQAMDSVAIKSDVELGGTDQKFNLLVGRDIQREHGQEPQIILTMPLLVGTDGVEKMSKSYDNYIGISESPKEIFGKTLSIPDSLIYIYYELATDISSSELKEIKHQLEDSKVNPRDIKRKLARTLVRMYHSEEAAVQAQEEFDRIFIKKEVPDEVEEFKIDESNKEFNILDLILKVNFAPSKGEARRLVTQGGVSIDGNKITDLNYNAKLNNGMVLKVGKRKFIKFIN, encoded by the coding sequence ATGAATAAATTAAATTTTCCCCCAATTCCCGAGCAGATGGACCTCATTAAAAGAGGTACTAGTGAAATTATTCCCGAAGAGGAATTAGTAAAAAAGCTTGAACGATCTCTAAATGAAGGTCTACCTTTGAACATAAAGCTTGGATGCGATCCTTCAAGGCCTGATCTGCATATAGGTCACTCTGTTGTTTTGAGAAAGCTTGCACAGTTTCAAGCACTCGGACACCAGGCAATATTAATAGTCGGGGACTTCACCGGAATGATTGGCGATCCATCTGGTAGAAATGCGACACGTCCATCACTCACTTTAAAAGAAACGAGAGAACACGGACAATCTTATTTTCAGCAAGCTTCAAAAATTCTTGATGCAAAGAAAACAAAGATTGTTTATAACTCTGAATGGCTTGGCAAAATGAGCTTTGAGGATGTTATAAAACTTGCAGCCAAGTACACAGTTGCTAGAATGCTTGAACGCGATGATTTCACAAAGCGCTACAAAGCCGGCGAGCCGATCAGTATTCACGAACTACTCTACCCTCTTGCACAGGCAATGGATTCAGTTGCAATTAAAAGTGATGTTGAACTTGGAGGAACTGATCAGAAGTTTAATCTGCTAGTTGGAAGAGATATTCAGAGAGAACATGGACAGGAACCGCAAATTATTTTAACAATGCCGCTGCTTGTTGGAACAGATGGCGTTGAGAAGATGAGTAAATCTTACGATAATTATATCGGAATATCTGAATCTCCAAAAGAAATTTTCGGAAAAACATTATCGATCCCGGACAGCCTGATTTATATCTATTACGAACTCGCAACTGATATATCATCATCAGAATTAAAAGAAATAAAGCATCAGCTTGAAGATTCAAAAGTAAATCCAAGAGATATCAAAAGAAAACTTGCAAGAACTTTGGTGAGAATGTATCATAGTGAAGAAGCTGCGGTTCAGGCACAGGAAGAGTTTGACAGAATCTTCATAAAGAAAGAAGTGCCGGATGAAGTCGAAGAATTTAAGATCGATGAATCTAACAAAGAGTTTAATATATTAGACCTGATCCTGAAAGTAAATTTTGCTCCATCAAAAGGTGAAGCCCGCAGATTGGTTACACAAGGTGGAGTATCAATTGATGGTAATAAAATAACTGATTTGAATTATAATGCGAAGCTTAATAATGGTATGGTCCTGAAAGTCGGTAAAAGAAAATTCATTAAATTCATTAATTAA
- the smpB gene encoding SsrA-binding protein SmpB → MKINDEEKNITVNRKASHEYHILQTIEAGIALVGTEVKSLRQGKANLVDGYAKIEKGEVWLVNVNISEYTQGNINNHDPRRDRKLLLNRSEIRKLIGKTKEKGLTLVPLRLYFKNGKVKVELALAKGKKVYDKRESIAKRDFQRQQERRIKY, encoded by the coding sequence CAGCCACGAGTACCACATACTTCAAACTATTGAAGCTGGCATAGCTTTGGTCGGAACTGAAGTTAAATCGCTCAGACAAGGTAAAGCAAATCTCGTTGACGGCTATGCTAAGATTGAAAAAGGAGAGGTGTGGCTTGTAAACGTAAACATCAGTGAGTACACACAAGGCAACATTAATAATCACGATCCACGAAGAGACAGAAAGCTTCTTCTCAACCGAAGTGAAATAAGGAAACTTATTGGCAAAACGAAAGAAAAAGGATTAACTTTGGTGCCATTAAGATTGTATTTTAAGAATGGAAAAGTCAAAGTCGAGCTGGCATTAGCTAAAGGTAAAAAAGTTTACGATAAACGTGAATCTATTGCCAAAAGAGATTTTCAGAGACAACAGGAAAGAAGAATAAAGTATTAA